The Cloacibacillus sp. An23 DNA window TCATAAGTCCGGCCGAGGTCGATATCATTGCTATGCCGAGACCGCCCATGACCTTCGGCAGCTCGTCCTTGCCGACATATATACGGCGGCCGGGCTTGCTTATCCTGCGCAGCCCCTGAATGACCCTTTCCTTCTGCGGGCCGTAGTTCATCGTGAGGCGGAGGATGGGCATAGGCTGCTTCGCGTCGGTGATCGTCTTGTAATTGCGGATATATCCTTCTTCTTTTAATATGCGAGCCATTTCAAGACGCATCTTTGAAAGAGGCATATCTACCATTTCATGGTAAACAACATTCGCATTTCTGATGCGAGTGAGCATATCCGCGACAGGATCGGTAATATGCATATTAAAGGATCCTCCCTTCTATGCCCTATTGTTACCAGCTGGCCTTTACCACGCCGGGGATTTTACCCTCGCGCGCGAGCCTGCGGAAACAGCAGCGGCACATATCAAACTTGCGCATATATCCGTGGGGACGCCCACAGATAGGGCAACGGTTATATTTTCTAACCTTGAACTTCGGCTCCTGAGCAGCCTTGTTCTCCATACATTTACGAGCCATTTCCTTCTCCTTCCTAGCGGGCGAAAGGCATGCCGAGCTCTTTCAAGAGAGCCATAGCTTCCTCATCCGTCCTGGCCGTCGTAACGAAGGTAATGTTCATGCCGCGCTGGCGGATGACCTTATCGTAGTCTATTTCAGGGAAAAGGAGCTGCTCCTTAAGGCCGAGGTTGAAATTGCCCCTGCCGTCGAAGCCTTTCTTGGAAATTCCCTGGAAGTCTTTAATGCGCGGTAGAGCGATGCTGAAGAGCCTGTCTACAAACTCCCACATTCTGGCGCTTCTCAGCGTAACGGCGCATGCGACGGGCATCCCCTCGCGGACCTTGAATCCTGCAATAGACTTCTTGGCGCGCTTAAGCACAGGTTTCTGCCCTGAAATAATGGTGAGCTCATTTATTGAAGCGTCCATATACTTCTGGTCAAGCTTGGCTTCGTTGACGCCGATATTGATAACCACCTTCGCGAGGCGCGGGATCTCCATTACGTTCTTGTACTGGAACTGCTCGTTGAGGTGAGGACGAACTTCTTCCGTATATTTTGTCAAAAGACGCGGTGTCATGATGTCCCCTCCTTACTAAGCCTTATCTATTATCTCGCTGCACTTCTTGCAGACGCGGACTTTTCTGCCGTCGTCAAGAAAAGCGCGGCCCACGCGGGTGGCCTTGCCGCACTTGGGGCATACGAGCATAACCTTAGAGGCGGCAAGCGGAGCTTCCTTCTTCACAAGTCCGCCGCGGGGGTCTTTCTGAGTCGGACGCACGCTCTTCGTCACGAAGTTGATGTTCTCAACAATGACGGTATCCTTCTGGATATTGCGGCTGAGAATCTTACCTTCCTTACCGGCGTCCTTTCCGGAAATCACCCGGACGCGATCTCCCTTTTTTATTCTCATCTTAGACATGAGCGGTTTCCCCCTAAACTACTTCGGGAGCCAGAGAGACTATGCGCATATATTTCTTTTCTCTCAGTTCCCTTGCGACAGGTCCAAAAATACGCGTTCCCTTGGGGTCGCCGTTGTTGTCGATGACGACAGCCGCGTTATCGTCAAAACGAACATACGAACCATCCTTGCGGCGGATCTCCTTCTTAGTTCTGACGATGACGGCCTTAACGACGTCGCCCTTTTTGATATTGCCGTTTGGAGCAGCCTCGCGAACGGCTCCGACAATAACGTCTCCGACTGTCCCGACCTTGCGGAAGCTGCCGCCCTTGACCTGGACGCAGAGCAGCTTGCGCGCGCCAGAGTTGTCGGCTACATTAAGTACTGTACGAAGCTGAATCATTACTACTCAGCCCCCTCTTCAGCGGCATTGCCGAGTATAGGCGCTCTCTCGACTATCTCAATGACTTCCCAGCGCTTTCTCGCGCTGAGAGGTCTGGTTTCACCTATCATTACCGTGTCGCCAACGCGGCATTCGTTAGTCTCGTCGTGCGCCATAAATTTCTTGGAACTAAGAACAGGCTTACCGTAGAGAGAGTGCTTTGCCATACGGTCAACGCGAACGACTATGGTCTTTTCCATCTTGTCGCTAACCACAGTACCGGTGCGGATCTTACGATGTGCGGCGCGTTCTTCCATCTCCGGTTACCTCCTTGCTCCAGAATGATCTATGCCCATCTCTTTTTCGGTAATGACCGTAAGTATACGGGCGATAGTCTTCTTAACTTCTTTTATGCGTCCTGAATTGTTCAGCTGGCCGATAGCGTTCTGGAAGCGGAGGTTGAACAATTCTTCCTTGTACTGCTTGTGTTTATCTTTGAGCTCAGCAATACTGAGATCTCTGAGTTCCTTGGGATCCATAATTATTCACCTGCTCCCTCTCGGGTTAACATTTTGACCTTGATGGGCAGCTTGAATGACGCTGTACGGAATGCCTGCTCGGCTATATCGCGAGGCACACCGGCTATCTCAAACATTACGCGTCCGCGTTTTACCGCTGCAGTCCAGTATTCCACGTTACCTTTACCTTTACCCATACGAGTTTCAAGAGGCTTCTCGGTAACAGGACGGTCCGGGAATATTCTGATCCAGATTTTTCCGCCTTTTTTCATTTTACGGCTGATGGCGACGCGGACTGCTTCTATCTGACGCGCGGTGATCCAGCCGTTTTCACATGCCTGCAGACCGTACTCACCAAAGTCGACCTTCGTAGCGCCTTTGCTGTATCCGCGAAGAGCGGTAAGGTGAGGCTTACGATATTTTACTCGTTTCGGAGAAAGCATCGAATGTTACCCCCTATCCTTGGCTGCCGGCTCCGCGTCAAGAACGGGCTTGCGCTCCATGACTTCGCCTTTATATATCCATACCTTGATCCCGATGACTCCGTAGATCGTGTGAGCTTCAGCGAAGCCGTAGTCTATATCGGCACGGAGCGTGGAAAGAGGAAGCTGTCCTTCAAGATACCATTCCGTACGAGCAATTTCAGCTCCGCCGAGACGCCCGCCGCACTGAATCTTGATGCCCTTAGCTCCTGACTTCATGGCGCGGAATATCGACTGCTTCATCGCGCGGCGGAAGCTGATTCTGCGTTCCAGCGAAGAAGCGACGCCCTCGGCTACCACCTGAGCTTCCACATCAGGATTTTTCATCTCCTGAATATTTATCATTACCCGGTTACCGGTCATAGCCTGAAGTTCTTCACGAACTGCCTGTATTTCAGCGCCTTGCTTGCCAATTACAACACCAGGCCGGGCGGTCCAAACTGTGAAACGCATAACGTCGCCTATACGCTCAATCTCTACACGGCTGATGCCGGCCTGAGCCCAGCGCTTCTTTATCCAATCTCTGAGCTCAAGGTCTTTATGAAGAAACTTAGCGTACTTCTTGCCGTCAGCATACCAACGGGACTCCCAATCGTAGATGACGCCGAGTCTATATCCTACCGGGTGAACCTTCTGACCCACTGCTTCACCCCTCCTTACTTCTCGCACACGACCACTGTAATGTGGCACGTGTGATGTCTAAACGCATGAGCGCGTCCCATTGAGACCGGACGGAAGCGCTTCATATATGCTCCCTGATCGGCGGTGGCGGACTTTACCACAAGCTTGTCCATATCAAGACCGTGGTTGTGTTCCGCATTGGCGACCGCGCTCTTCAGAACCTTCTCAGCATAGCGTGCCGGCTTGTTGGGTGTGTATTTAAGAATCATGAGCGCCTCCGAGGCGTTTTTGCCGCGGATTAACGCGAGCACTCTGCGAGCCTTGTTAGCAGAAACACGAAGCTGCTTTGCAGACGCTTTTACTTCCATAACGCAGCCCTCCTACTTCTTCACTTTCGTAGTACGTTCCTGCCCGGCATGCCCGCCGAACTTGCGGGTCGGTGCAAATTCACCGAGCTTATGTCCAATCATGTTGTCGCTGATGTATACAGGGACGTGGATGCGGCCGTTATGCACGGCTATCGTATGCCCGACCATTTCAGGGGTGATCGCGCAGGCGCGGGCCCAGCTTTTAATCACCGTTTTCTTGCCGGATTCGTTCATATCCTCGACCCTGCGAAGCAGCTTAGCGTCGACGTACGGACCTTTCTTAAGTGAACGAGCCATCTAAAAATTCCCTCCTACCAATTACGGGCTACTTCTTACGGCGGCGGACTATAAACTTGTCCGACGGTTTCCGTTTGCGAGTACGGTAACCCTTCGCCGGAGTACCCCACGGAGAGACAGGATGCTTATGAGATTTGCTCTTTCCTTCTCCTCCGCCCATCGGATGGTCGACAGGGTTCTGAATCATACCGCGGATATGGGGGCGAATGCCAAGCCAACGGGTTCTGCCCGCTTTGCCGAAAACGACGTTCTC harbors:
- the rpsH gene encoding 30S ribosomal protein S8 — encoded protein: MHITDPVADMLTRIRNANVVYHEMVDMPLSKMRLEMARILKEEGYIRNYKTITDAKQPMPILRLTMNYGPQKERVIQGLRRISKPGRRIYVGKDELPKVMGGLGIAMISTSAGLMTDASARKLGLGGEVVCYVW
- a CDS encoding type Z 30S ribosomal protein S14; this encodes MARKCMENKAAQEPKFKVRKYNRCPICGRPHGYMRKFDMCRCCFRRLAREGKIPGVVKASW
- the rplE gene encoding 50S ribosomal protein L5 gives rise to the protein MTPRLLTKYTEEVRPHLNEQFQYKNVMEIPRLAKVVINIGVNEAKLDQKYMDASINELTIISGQKPVLKRAKKSIAGFKVREGMPVACAVTLRSARMWEFVDRLFSIALPRIKDFQGISKKGFDGRGNFNLGLKEQLLFPEIDYDKVIRQRGMNITFVTTARTDEEAMALLKELGMPFAR
- the rplX gene encoding 50S ribosomal protein L24, with protein sequence MSKMRIKKGDRVRVISGKDAGKEGKILSRNIQKDTVIVENINFVTKSVRPTQKDPRGGLVKKEAPLAASKVMLVCPKCGKATRVGRAFLDDGRKVRVCKKCSEIIDKA
- the rplN gene encoding 50S ribosomal protein L14, which produces MIQLRTVLNVADNSGARKLLCVQVKGGSFRKVGTVGDVIVGAVREAAPNGNIKKGDVVKAVIVRTKKEIRRKDGSYVRFDDNAAVVIDNNGDPKGTRIFGPVARELREKKYMRIVSLAPEVV
- the rpsQ gene encoding 30S ribosomal protein S17 encodes the protein MEERAAHRKIRTGTVVSDKMEKTIVVRVDRMAKHSLYGKPVLSSKKFMAHDETNECRVGDTVMIGETRPLSARKRWEVIEIVERAPILGNAAEEGAE
- the rpmC gene encoding 50S ribosomal protein L29 yields the protein MDPKELRDLSIAELKDKHKQYKEELFNLRFQNAIGQLNNSGRIKEVKKTIARILTVITEKEMGIDHSGARR
- the rplP gene encoding 50S ribosomal protein L16, which produces MLSPKRVKYRKPHLTALRGYSKGATKVDFGEYGLQACENGWITARQIEAVRVAISRKMKKGGKIWIRIFPDRPVTEKPLETRMGKGKGNVEYWTAAVKRGRVMFEIAGVPRDIAEQAFRTASFKLPIKVKMLTREGAGE
- the rpsC gene encoding 30S ribosomal protein S3, encoding MGQKVHPVGYRLGVIYDWESRWYADGKKYAKFLHKDLELRDWIKKRWAQAGISRVEIERIGDVMRFTVWTARPGVVIGKQGAEIQAVREELQAMTGNRVMINIQEMKNPDVEAQVVAEGVASSLERRISFRRAMKQSIFRAMKSGAKGIKIQCGGRLGGAEIARTEWYLEGQLPLSTLRADIDYGFAEAHTIYGVIGIKVWIYKGEVMERKPVLDAEPAAKDRG
- the rplV gene encoding 50S ribosomal protein L22, translating into MEVKASAKQLRVSANKARRVLALIRGKNASEALMILKYTPNKPARYAEKVLKSAVANAEHNHGLDMDKLVVKSATADQGAYMKRFRPVSMGRAHAFRHHTCHITVVVCEK
- the rpsS gene encoding 30S ribosomal protein S19, with the protein product MARSLKKGPYVDAKLLRRVEDMNESGKKTVIKSWARACAITPEMVGHTIAVHNGRIHVPVYISDNMIGHKLGEFAPTRKFGGHAGQERTTKVKK